In Nostoc sp. UHCC 0926, a single genomic region encodes these proteins:
- a CDS encoding DUF3181 family protein: MAKTNTTELLEALAAEIGENVYIDIAKWHLYLSNAKLHTLVAEQLYPLITSNNVNEDQVIKVLKSIPVKIGGGKSELPLIDLLPLQSQVTLVDILEKYQREI; the protein is encoded by the coding sequence ATGGCTAAGACTAACACCACAGAACTACTAGAAGCCCTAGCAGCTGAAATTGGCGAAAACGTCTACATAGACATTGCCAAATGGCACCTTTATTTATCTAATGCCAAACTGCATACTCTTGTTGCTGAACAGTTGTATCCCTTAATTACTTCTAACAATGTAAATGAAGACCAAGTTATAAAAGTCTTGAAATCAATTCCAGTAAAAATTGGTGGAGGTAAAAGCGAACTTCCTTTAATCGATTTACTACCACTCCAATCCCAGGTCACCTTAGTAGATATTTTAGAAAAATATCAACGCGAAATCTAA
- a CDS encoding glycosyltransferase family 2 protein, producing the protein MRSGLVDQGLSQENGVISAIVPDVSVVVPIHDEVESLPLLLEAIASTLSSSQINYEIICVDDGSTDGSGEFLKQQAQIRTDLKAVILRRNYGQTAAMAAGFYYAVGKAIVTLDADLQNDPADIPMLLAKLAEGYDLVSGWRQKRQDGAVNRLLPSKIANWLIRRTTSVNIHDYGCSLKAYRAELLADMNLYGELHRFLPALAYIEGARITEIPVRHHARRFGQSKYGIWRTFRVLMDLLTILFMKRFLTRPMHVFGLLGLISMVSGTGIGIHLTFVKFAFHEDIGNRPLLILAVLLLVTGVQLFCFGLLAELLMRTYHESQGRPIYRVREVVAKNID; encoded by the coding sequence ATGAGGAGTGGGTTGGTTGATCAAGGGTTGAGTCAGGAAAATGGGGTGATTTCAGCAATTGTCCCAGATGTTTCGGTGGTGGTGCCGATACATGACGAAGTGGAAAGTTTGCCGCTTTTACTAGAAGCGATCGCATCTACTTTATCCTCTAGTCAGATAAATTATGAAATAATTTGTGTGGATGATGGTTCTACAGATGGTTCCGGGGAGTTTCTCAAACAACAGGCGCAAATCCGCACTGATTTAAAGGCGGTGATTTTGCGTCGCAACTACGGACAAACTGCGGCTATGGCTGCTGGGTTTTATTATGCAGTAGGTAAAGCGATCGTCACTTTAGATGCTGACCTCCAGAATGACCCAGCTGATATCCCGATGTTATTAGCAAAGCTGGCCGAAGGTTACGATTTGGTGAGTGGTTGGCGACAAAAACGCCAAGATGGTGCTGTAAATCGGTTACTTCCTTCCAAAATTGCCAATTGGCTAATTCGCCGTACCACTAGCGTGAATATTCATGACTATGGCTGTTCACTGAAAGCCTATCGGGCAGAACTGTTGGCAGATATGAATCTCTACGGGGAACTACACCGATTTTTACCTGCCCTAGCGTACATTGAAGGAGCTAGAATTACTGAAATACCAGTGCGTCATCACGCCCGTCGCTTTGGTCAGAGTAAATATGGGATTTGGCGGACATTCCGGGTATTGATGGATTTGTTAACCATTCTGTTTATGAAAAGATTCCTCACCCGCCCGATGCACGTTTTTGGGCTGTTGGGCTTGATTTCAATGGTTTCGGGGACAGGGATCGGAATTCACTTGACGTTCGTCAAATTTGCTTTCCATGAGGACATTGGCAATCGCCCTTTGCTGATTTTGGCAGTTCTTTTGTTAGTAACTGGAGTCCAGTTGTTTTGCTTCGGTCTTTTGGCAGAATTGCTCATGCGTACATACCATGAATCCCAAGGAAGGCCTATCTATCGTGTGCGAGAGGTGGTAGCAAAAAATATTGACTAA
- a CDS encoding ABA4-like family protein — protein MTISQLFNVANLFVLPFWTLMILLPNWKVTRRIMESYLPFVLLAGAYLYLFINSITPENAQALSNPQLADIARFFADETAAATGWIHFLVMDLFVGRWIYWEGQKTGIWTIHSLALCFFAGPLGLLSHILTSWITKTFFPKFQQNEAVTVGEKAASSSGT, from the coding sequence ATGACTATTTCTCAACTATTTAACGTTGCCAATCTTTTTGTGTTACCTTTTTGGACATTGATGATTCTCTTGCCAAATTGGAAAGTGACACGGCGGATAATGGAATCATATCTGCCTTTTGTGTTGTTAGCTGGAGCGTATTTGTATTTGTTTATCAACAGCATTACGCCAGAAAATGCCCAAGCTTTATCGAATCCCCAATTAGCTGATATTGCACGATTTTTTGCAGATGAAACAGCTGCTGCAACGGGTTGGATTCATTTTTTAGTGATGGATTTATTTGTCGGTCGTTGGATTTATTGGGAAGGGCAAAAAACAGGTATTTGGACAATTCACTCCCTTGCACTGTGTTTCTTTGCTGGGCCTTTGGGATTACTGTCTCACATCTTGACTAGCTGGATTACTAAGACATTTTTCCCAAAATTCCAGCAGAATGAAGCGGTGACGGTAGGAGAAAAAGCTGCGTCATCATCTGGGACATAA
- a CDS encoding acetyltransferase has protein sequence MLLQLKDTGELVKILEIQELLDPNNDVVHGRQQEGEEEQPPNPFKKENLVFPSGEVLPRCWLDADYRHDNT, from the coding sequence ATGCTTTTACAACTCAAAGATACTGGTGAATTAGTAAAAATTCTTGAGATTCAGGAATTGCTTGACCCGAATAATGATGTTGTTCACGGACGACAACAAGAAGGTGAAGAAGAACAGCCACCTAATCCCTTTAAAAAAGAAAATCTCGTTTTTCCTTCTGGTGAAGTTCTACCACGCTGTTGGTTAGATGCCGACTATAGACATGACAACACTTAA
- the cobW gene encoding cobalamin biosynthesis protein CobW encodes MATKIPVTVITGFLGSGKTSLIRHLLQNNQGRRIAVLVNEFGELGIDGELLKSCQVCPEDSEGDSNIFELTNGCLCCTVQEEFYPTMQELIKRRDSIDCILIETSGLALPKPLIKAFRWQEIRNAATVDAVITVVDCAAVAAGTFASDPEAIAAQRQADDSLEHETPLQELFEDQLACADLVVLNKIDLVDAETKARVEELIKQELPRVVKIVESDCSQLDASILLGFQAAVEDNLDSRPSHHDTEEDHNHDEEITSANLILDRTFDPEKLQLLLQTLAQQQEIYRIKGFVAVPNKSMRLVMQGVGTRFDKFYDRPWKPEESRQTRLVFIGRDLKSSEIESQLVAL; translated from the coding sequence ATGGCAACAAAAATTCCTGTCACAGTGATCACAGGCTTCTTAGGTAGTGGAAAAACCAGCCTAATTCGCCACCTGCTACAAAACAATCAAGGACGCCGCATTGCGGTTTTAGTCAATGAATTTGGCGAACTCGGTATTGATGGCGAATTGTTAAAATCCTGTCAAGTTTGTCCGGAGGATAGTGAGGGCGACAGTAATATCTTTGAATTAACCAACGGCTGCTTATGTTGCACCGTGCAGGAAGAGTTTTACCCGACGATGCAAGAGTTAATCAAGCGGCGAGATAGCATCGACTGCATTTTGATTGAAACCTCTGGTTTAGCCTTACCAAAACCGCTGATCAAGGCTTTTCGCTGGCAGGAAATTCGGAATGCGGCCACTGTGGATGCCGTGATTACAGTAGTCGATTGTGCGGCGGTAGCAGCAGGGACATTTGCCAGTGATCCAGAGGCGATCGCAGCCCAGCGCCAAGCAGATGATAGTCTAGAACACGAAACACCTTTGCAAGAACTGTTTGAAGACCAACTTGCTTGTGCAGACTTGGTGGTGTTGAATAAAATTGACTTGGTAGATGCCGAGACAAAAGCTAGAGTTGAGGAATTGATTAAACAAGAGTTGCCCAGAGTGGTGAAGATTGTCGAGAGCGATTGTTCTCAACTAGATGCATCTATATTATTAGGATTCCAAGCCGCAGTCGAAGACAACTTAGATTCTCGTCCCAGTCATCACGATACAGAAGAAGACCACAATCACGACGAAGAGATTACCTCAGCTAATTTAATTTTGGATCGTACCTTTGACCCAGAAAAGCTGCAACTGCTGTTGCAAACATTGGCACAACAACAAGAAATTTACCGGATTAAAGGCTTTGTGGCAGTGCCAAATAAATCCATGCGCCTAGTGATGCAGGGTGTAGGAACCCGATTTGATAAATTTTACGATCGCCCCTGGAAACCAGAAGAGTCCAGGCAAACCCGCTTAGTTTTCATCGGTCGTGATTTGAAATCCTCAGAAATTGAATCGCAGCTAGTAGCTTTATGA
- a CDS encoding serine hydrolase, with amino-acid sequence MIFFNKDEQLENLGLGILDATWAAFGTLARNQIALTWVVYDPPVLVNTGGALTPKAFWDHPVRGFTYRGVERIYPASVVKLFYLVAVNEWLEKGMSQTSKELERALRDMIVDSGNDATSLIVDILSGTTSGPQLPTGPFETWKYQRNIVNRYYQSLGWEEMETINVCQKTWSDGAYGRERAFVGELLENRNMLTTNAIARLLHSIVGGVAVSSGRSQAMMALLKRNLNDLPTDRDEDQLTGFLGGGLPKNAQIWSKAGWTSQVHHDAAYIELPEQHPYLLVVFTEGKAQAKSRDILPFVSKLVAEAIASL; translated from the coding sequence ATGATTTTTTTTAATAAAGACGAACAACTCGAAAATCTTGGGTTAGGCATTTTAGATGCAACTTGGGCAGCATTTGGGACTTTAGCCCGTAATCAAATTGCCCTGACTTGGGTTGTTTACGATCCACCAGTGCTAGTAAATACTGGTGGCGCTCTGACTCCCAAAGCTTTTTGGGATCACCCAGTTCGTGGTTTCACTTATCGCGGTGTTGAGCGAATTTATCCCGCCAGTGTAGTCAAGCTATTTTATCTGGTGGCGGTAAACGAATGGTTAGAAAAAGGCATGAGTCAAACCTCCAAGGAGTTGGAGCGAGCCTTGCGGGATATGATTGTAGATTCTGGTAATGATGCTACCAGCTTGATTGTGGATATTCTGAGTGGCACCACCTCAGGGCCACAATTACCAACCGGGCCCTTTGAAACCTGGAAATATCAGCGTAATATTGTTAACCGCTATTACCAATCCTTGGGTTGGGAAGAAATGGAGACGATTAACGTCTGTCAAAAAACTTGGAGTGATGGTGCCTATGGACGAGAACGGGCGTTTGTGGGAGAGTTACTGGAAAATCGCAATATGTTGACAACAAATGCGATCGCTAGGTTACTGCATAGTATTGTAGGTGGGGTGGCAGTTTCAAGTGGGCGATCGCAAGCAATGATGGCTTTGCTCAAACGGAATCTCAACGATTTGCCCACTGACAGAGACGAAGATCAGCTAACAGGTTTTTTAGGCGGTGGACTCCCTAAAAATGCTCAAATTTGGTCAAAAGCAGGTTGGACAAGTCAAGTTCACCATGATGCTGCGTATATTGAGTTACCAGAACAGCACCCTTACCTCTTAGTGGTATTTACTGAAGGCAAAGCGCAGGCTAAGAGTCGAGATATTTTGCCCTTTGTTTCTAAACTAGTTGCCGAAGCGATCGCTAGTCTATGA
- a CDS encoding MFS transporter translates to MKAFNTFDAELRRNLLILFTAGLLFWSSISSLLPTLPLYIDDVGASKQEIGIVMGSFAIGLLLSRPMLGRLADKDGRKIVLLIGTIVAAIAPFGYLATQSIGLLILVRIFHGISVAAFTTGYSALIADLAPSETRGEIIGYMTLATPLGLAIGPALGGYLEATSGYGILFLFCAELGFVALLGIVQVRNPPVQTKQETEGNARNFWQILGSPRVRVPTIVMLLVGLSLGAVHTFVSLFLKSTDVDFNGGLFFTASAISSFSIRVFAGKASDRFGRGLFITFGIFCYVLALILLWQAHSAIFFLLAAIAEGAGGGTLISMMVTMMADRSLPQERGQIFAICIAGLDLGIAIAAPLLGIIAELVGYRDMFGYGAVITSVALVIFLTQSSKDLSNSLRFALGRAPDAYALNNLKVRTEEL, encoded by the coding sequence TTGAAAGCATTTAATACCTTTGACGCCGAACTACGGCGCAACCTGCTGATTTTATTTACAGCAGGTTTATTATTCTGGTCGAGCATATCTTCGCTCTTACCAACTCTACCGCTTTACATCGATGATGTGGGCGCAAGCAAACAAGAAATTGGGATTGTGATGGGCAGTTTCGCCATTGGGTTATTGCTATCTCGCCCGATGCTGGGACGATTAGCCGATAAAGATGGTCGAAAAATTGTCTTGTTGATTGGTACGATAGTAGCTGCGATCGCACCCTTTGGTTATTTGGCAACTCAATCTATTGGGCTGTTGATCCTGGTGCGAATTTTTCACGGCATTAGCGTTGCCGCTTTTACCACTGGCTACAGTGCCTTAATCGCTGATTTAGCTCCATCCGAAACTCGTGGTGAAATCATTGGTTACATGACCCTAGCAACTCCCCTTGGTTTAGCAATTGGCCCTGCCTTGGGTGGGTATTTAGAAGCTACAAGTGGTTACGGGATATTATTTCTTTTCTGTGCCGAATTGGGTTTTGTCGCTCTCTTAGGAATTGTACAAGTCAGGAATCCGCCAGTGCAGACAAAACAGGAAACTGAGGGAAATGCTCGCAACTTTTGGCAAATTTTGGGCAGTCCACGGGTGAGAGTTCCAACTATAGTTATGTTGCTGGTTGGTTTGTCTCTCGGTGCTGTACATACCTTTGTGTCGTTATTCCTCAAATCCACCGATGTGGACTTTAATGGCGGACTGTTTTTTACAGCTTCGGCAATTTCAAGTTTTAGTATCAGGGTGTTTGCTGGTAAGGCAAGCGATCGCTTTGGTCGTGGTTTGTTTATCACCTTTGGGATTTTTTGCTACGTTTTAGCTTTAATACTGTTGTGGCAGGCTCACAGCGCAATCTTTTTCTTACTGGCTGCGATCGCTGAAGGTGCTGGTGGTGGTACACTCATCTCCATGATGGTCACGATGATGGCAGACCGCTCACTGCCGCAAGAACGGGGGCAAATTTTTGCTATATGCATAGCTGGACTTGACCTGGGGATTGCGATCGCCGCTCCTCTTCTGGGTATCATCGCAGAACTTGTAGGCTACCGCGATATGTTTGGCTACGGTGCTGTGATCACTTCTGTTGCACTTGTGATCTTCCTCACCCAGTCGAGCAAAGACCTATCCAACTCCCTGCGCTTTGCACTAGGTCGCGCTCCAGATGCTTACGCCTTGAACAACTTAAAAGTTAGAACTGAGGAACTTTAA
- a CDS encoding C40 family peptidase: MSFNLKSQIPNPKSGEYQCLADLNLYDSPECTRLATQAASGRHLWVTSNHQNSAVELYLCEDDYPGWVSLSDFDSLQSATVPYQAATFSESEIKKLLAKVIAFTQKAMQQSNYYLWGGTVAPNYDCSGLIQAAFASVSIWLPRDAYQQEGFTQPITIAELAAGDLVFFGTSQKAIHVGLYLADGYYIHSSGKEQGRDGIGIDVLSEQGDAVSQSYYQQLRGAGRVIKSYEPQRRTGRTGI, translated from the coding sequence ATGTCCTTTAATCTAAAATCCCAAATCCCAAATCCAAAATCAGGGGAGTATCAGTGTTTAGCTGACCTGAATTTATATGATTCTCCTGAATGTACACGCTTGGCAACTCAAGCCGCATCTGGGCGACATTTGTGGGTAACATCAAATCATCAAAATTCAGCGGTTGAGCTGTATTTGTGTGAAGATGACTATCCGGGATGGGTATCCCTTTCAGATTTTGATTCATTACAATCTGCTACTGTACCTTATCAGGCTGCAACATTTTCTGAATCTGAAATTAAAAAACTCCTAGCAAAGGTCATCGCCTTTACCCAAAAAGCGATGCAACAATCCAATTATTACCTTTGGGGTGGTACGGTAGCACCAAATTATGACTGTTCTGGGTTGATCCAGGCGGCGTTTGCTTCGGTGAGCATTTGGCTACCCAGAGATGCTTATCAACAGGAAGGATTCACTCAACCAATTACTATTGCAGAATTAGCAGCCGGGGATCTAGTATTTTTTGGAACTAGCCAAAAAGCAATCCATGTCGGACTTTATTTGGCGGATGGTTATTACATCCATAGTTCTGGGAAAGAGCAGGGACGGGATGGGATTGGGATTGATGTTCTCTCGGAACAGGGAGATGCGGTTAGTCAGTCGTACTATCAGCAGCTGCGAGGTGCTGGTAGAGTTATCAAGAGTTACGAACCACAGAGACGCACAGGACGCACAGGTATATGA
- a CDS encoding DUF1818 family protein: MERVVKSGSGWRIGWNPDAPEFKGLVGTDDWAIELTEAELNDFCRLLAQLADTMKQLATELMEEEKIACEAESDLLWMEVEGYPHAYSLRFILNTGRCVEGKWDASAVPDLLQATGILKVF, from the coding sequence ATGGAACGCGTTGTAAAAAGCGGATCTGGCTGGCGTATTGGTTGGAACCCCGATGCACCTGAATTTAAAGGTTTAGTCGGTACAGATGATTGGGCTATTGAGTTAACCGAAGCCGAGTTGAATGATTTTTGCCGTCTACTAGCACAGCTAGCAGACACGATGAAGCAACTCGCAACTGAATTGATGGAAGAGGAAAAAATTGCTTGTGAAGCTGAAAGCGATTTATTATGGATGGAGGTGGAAGGTTATCCTCATGCTTACAGTCTGCGCTTCATTTTGAATACAGGGCGGTGTGTAGAAGGTAAATGGGATGCTTCTGCTGTTCCAGATTTACTGCAAGCTACTGGGATACTTAAGGTTTTTTAA
- a CDS encoding metallophosphoesterase, whose amino-acid sequence MTSVPQLLTDPFLQLPTETSVRVVWFTEFAGVNHTVTYGENLKQTAKANTTKLSRTREDQESRVANQTKNNEVYQKPVQRDIWRHEAEVTGLTPGLRLNYRVTSGREDGESVSSDVFSLAATPKPDTPLKILLTSDHQLKPMTSANLQKVVETIGRVDGVWFAGDLVNVSDRASEWFDNNSGGALFPGLQGRAKYDMTHNGVKTTYTGGQIIQHAPMFTCVGNHEVMGRFARIGSLDGEFDDTIPRVVAQKIYRDKSLIDNSFNTNTYEEIFSLPKSKEGGKRYYAVSFGDVRLVVLYATNMWRPPSLDGKRKGRYQEAEKDLNNPENWGYGQLIYEPIAKGSKQYNWLEAELHSPEFKQAKYKVVMFHHPPHTLGDNIVPAYTDPVQIIERDGNNIKAVRYEYPKDADYIIRDVVPLLETANVQLVFYGHSHLWNRFVSRSGMHFLETSNVGNTYGAAWGDRKREVPIGYQEDYVKVGDPNGLEPIVPTIAPLLGEDGKPMPYITSNDITVFSIFDTGTGTITSYRFDTRKPDSEVLKFDEFKLK is encoded by the coding sequence ATGACATCAGTACCCCAACTGCTCACTGACCCATTTTTGCAACTGCCGACTGAAACCTCAGTGCGAGTAGTTTGGTTTACTGAGTTTGCTGGTGTTAATCACACAGTAACCTACGGCGAAAATCTCAAACAAACTGCTAAGGCAAATACTACCAAACTTAGTCGCACGCGTGAAGACCAAGAGTCAAGAGTTGCAAACCAAACCAAAAACAACGAAGTTTATCAAAAACCCGTCCAGCGTGACATTTGGCGACATGAAGCTGAGGTGACTGGATTAACTCCTGGTTTGCGGCTAAACTATCGTGTTACGAGTGGGCGAGAAGATGGTGAGAGTGTTAGCAGTGATGTTTTTAGCCTCGCAGCTACTCCAAAACCGGATACACCATTAAAAATTCTGCTGACCTCTGACCATCAGTTAAAGCCGATGACATCTGCAAATCTGCAAAAGGTGGTAGAAACAATTGGACGAGTCGATGGGGTATGGTTTGCCGGTGATTTGGTCAACGTTAGCGATCGCGCCTCAGAATGGTTTGATAATAATAGTGGTGGTGCATTGTTTCCTGGTTTACAAGGTCGTGCTAAATATGACATGACGCATAACGGTGTTAAGACAACCTATACTGGTGGACAAATAATTCAACATGCACCCATGTTTACTTGCGTTGGTAATCATGAGGTGATGGGGCGATTTGCCAGGATAGGAAGTTTAGATGGTGAATTTGATGATACAATTCCCCGTGTGGTTGCTCAAAAAATCTACCGGGACAAATCTTTAATAGATAATTCTTTTAATACTAATACCTACGAAGAGATTTTCTCTTTACCAAAAAGTAAAGAAGGTGGAAAAAGGTATTATGCAGTCAGTTTTGGTGATGTGCGTTTGGTGGTACTGTATGCTACGAATATGTGGCGCCCTCCTAGCTTAGATGGAAAGCGTAAGGGTAGATATCAGGAAGCAGAAAAGGATTTAAATAATCCTGAAAATTGGGGTTATGGACAGCTGATTTATGAGCCTATTGCTAAAGGCAGCAAGCAGTACAATTGGCTAGAGGCAGAACTTCACAGCCCTGAGTTTAAACAAGCAAAATACAAAGTTGTGATGTTCCATCACCCGCCCCATACTCTGGGTGATAATATAGTTCCTGCTTATACAGATCCAGTTCAAATAATTGAACGGGATGGTAATAATATCAAAGCAGTGCGTTACGAATACCCGAAAGACGCAGATTATATTATCCGCGATGTTGTGCCTTTACTAGAAACGGCTAATGTGCAATTGGTATTCTATGGGCATTCCCATTTGTGGAACCGCTTTGTTAGTCGCAGTGGAATGCACTTTCTGGAAACATCTAATGTGGGCAATACTTACGGTGCTGCTTGGGGTGACAGAAAGCGAGAAGTACCAATTGGGTATCAAGAGGATTATGTTAAGGTTGGTGATCCCAATGGTTTAGAGCCGATAGTGCCAACAATTGCTCCCTTGCTGGGCGAAGATGGGAAGCCGATGCCTTATATTACGAGTAATGATATTACGGTTTTTAGTATCTTTGATACGGGGACGGGTACGATAACTAGTTATCGTTTTGATACTCGCAAGCCTGATTCGGAAGTATTGAAGTTTGACGAATTTAAGTTGAAATAG
- a CDS encoding Uma2 family endonuclease: MTIFEQIDPDLLYPDSDGKPMADNTEQYRWIVLIKENLEILFANNDNVLIAGDLLWYPVRSRLIAPTAPDVMVALGRPKQKRRSYRQWQEENIPPQVVFEILSYSNDTKEMDRKLEFYDTYGVEEYYLYDPESFQLDGWLRQNNHLNKLWQMDDWFSPRLGIRFKTGQGELVIYRPDGQRFLNSLELNQRAEQAELLAEQERQRAEQLAAYLRSLGIDPDNLP; this comes from the coding sequence ATGACTATCTTTGAGCAAATAGACCCCGATCTCCTTTATCCAGATAGCGACGGGAAACCAATGGCAGACAATACAGAGCAATATCGTTGGATTGTCCTGATTAAGGAGAATTTAGAGATTCTGTTTGCTAATAATGACAATGTTTTGATTGCGGGAGATTTGCTCTGGTATCCCGTCCGTTCTCGGCTGATTGCACCGACTGCACCTGACGTGATGGTTGCCTTAGGTAGACCAAAGCAAAAACGTCGTTCCTATCGTCAGTGGCAAGAAGAAAATATTCCACCGCAAGTAGTCTTTGAGATTCTCTCTTATAGTAATGATACCAAGGAGATGGATCGCAAGCTAGAGTTTTACGATACCTATGGTGTTGAAGAATACTATTTATATGACCCTGAAAGTTTTCAACTAGATGGCTGGTTGCGGCAAAACAACCATTTGAATAAGCTATGGCAAATGGATGATTGGTTCAGTCCCCGCTTGGGAATTAGATTTAAAACTGGGCAAGGAGAGTTAGTAATTTACCGTCCAGATGGACAGAGATTTTTGAATTCGCTGGAACTCAATCAACGGGCAGAACAGGCTGAGTTATTGGCAGAACAAGAACGTCAACGGGCAGAACAGTTGGCAGCATACTTACGTAGTCTCGGTATTGACCCTGACAACCTCCCATAA
- a CDS encoding biliverdin-producing heme oxygenase: MSSNLATKLRVGTKKAHTMAENVGFVKCFLRGVVEKNSYRKLVANFYFVYSAMEEEMEKHSQHPILSKINFPQLNRKYTLEQDLGYYFGANWKEQIKLSSAGEAYVKRIREISATEPELLIAHSYTRYLGDLSGGQILKNIAVTAMNLSDGQGTAFYEFPEIPDEKAFKAKYRQTLDELPLDDATTDRIVDEANAAFGTNMKMFQELEGNLIKAIGVMLYNSLTRRRTRGSTELVTAE, translated from the coding sequence ATGAGCAGCAATTTAGCAACCAAATTACGTGTAGGCACTAAGAAAGCCCACACAATGGCAGAAAATGTAGGTTTTGTCAAGTGCTTTTTAAGAGGAGTAGTCGAGAAAAACTCTTACCGAAAACTAGTTGCTAACTTCTACTTCGTCTACTCAGCGATGGAAGAGGAAATGGAAAAGCATAGCCAGCACCCAATTCTTTCTAAAATTAACTTTCCCCAGCTAAACCGCAAGTATACTCTAGAGCAAGACCTGGGTTATTACTTTGGTGCTAACTGGAAAGAGCAAATCAAACTATCTTCCGCAGGTGAAGCTTATGTAAAGCGCATCCGAGAAATATCTGCCACAGAACCGGAACTGTTAATCGCTCATTCATATACTCGTTACTTGGGTGACTTATCTGGGGGACAAATTCTCAAAAATATTGCTGTAACGGCGATGAATTTGTCTGATGGGCAAGGAACAGCCTTTTATGAGTTTCCAGAGATTCCTGATGAGAAGGCATTCAAAGCGAAATATCGTCAAACTTTGGACGAATTACCCCTTGATGATGCTACAACCGATCGCATCGTTGATGAAGCTAACGCCGCCTTTGGCACGAACATGAAGATGTTCCAAGAATTGGAAGGCAATTTGATCAAGGCGATCGGTGTGATGCTGTACAACAGCCTCACACGGCGTCGTACACGCGGTAGTACTGAACTCGTCACCGCTGAGTAA
- the moaC gene encoding cyclic pyranopterin monophosphate synthase MoaC, with protein sequence MMQDNSPSNFANLTHLDRQGQAQMVDVSDKAPTVRQAVAAANVRMLPTTFAAIQAGNVPKGDVLATARLAGIMAAKQTATLIPLCHPLPLQKIAVEIIPDPQLPGYQIQATVKTKAETGVEMEALTAVSVAALTLYDMAKALEKSIQIESIRLISKSGGKSGDYFLQKY encoded by the coding sequence ATGATGCAAGATAATTCTCCATCTAATTTTGCCAACTTAACCCATCTAGATCGCCAAGGACAGGCACAGATGGTGGATGTGTCTGACAAAGCACCCACCGTCCGCCAAGCAGTAGCCGCTGCCAATGTGCGGATGCTGCCCACAACCTTCGCTGCCATTCAAGCCGGAAATGTGCCAAAAGGAGATGTGTTAGCAACTGCAAGATTGGCTGGGATTATGGCAGCCAAGCAAACAGCCACTTTAATTCCTCTGTGTCATCCGTTGCCTTTACAAAAAATCGCAGTCGAAATTATACCCGATCCGCAACTACCTGGTTATCAAATTCAAGCTACAGTCAAAACCAAAGCTGAAACTGGTGTAGAGATGGAAGCCTTAACTGCCGTTTCTGTGGCTGCCCTGACTTTATACGATATGGCAAAAGCTTTAGAAAAGTCGATTCAAATTGAATCGATTCGTTTAATCAGTAAGAGTGGCGGGAAATCAGGAGATTATTTCCTGCAAAAGTATTAA